The following proteins are co-located in the Brevibacillus laterosporus DSM 25 genome:
- the pyrH gene encoding UMP kinase, which translates to MPRYKRVLVKLSGGAVAGDKGFGFEPSKLTHIADEVEALLQLGVEVAIVIGGGNIFRGNMANEWAIGRVEADNIGTMATVINSLMLRGVLNNRTDHEVRVMTANPINSVAEPYIRLRAMHHLEKGHVIIFAGGNGQPYVTTDYPAVQRALEMEADAILVAKHGVDGVLNGDPRILAKTKLYESLSYDDVIRQGLKVMDQSAIILARDYALPIHVFNFDKKHVMKRICEGENLGTLVSDQVDTVLSSH; encoded by the coding sequence ATGCCAAGATATAAGCGTGTATTGGTCAAATTAAGTGGTGGGGCTGTAGCTGGAGACAAGGGATTTGGTTTTGAACCAAGTAAACTGACACACATTGCGGATGAAGTAGAGGCGCTGTTACAGTTAGGCGTGGAGGTAGCTATCGTCATTGGTGGAGGCAATATTTTTAGAGGGAATATGGCTAATGAATGGGCTATTGGACGAGTGGAAGCAGACAATATCGGGACGATGGCAACCGTTATTAACAGTCTGATGCTCCGAGGTGTGTTGAACAACAGAACAGATCATGAGGTACGTGTGATGACTGCTAATCCAATTAATTCAGTTGCAGAGCCTTATATTCGTCTGCGAGCGATGCATCATTTAGAGAAAGGACATGTCATTATTTTTGCTGGTGGAAATGGTCAGCCTTATGTCACGACAGATTATCCTGCTGTCCAACGAGCATTAGAAATGGAAGCAGATGCGATCCTAGTTGCAAAGCATGGTGTAGATGGAGTGCTCAATGGAGACCCACGTATTTTGGCAAAAACAAAGCTGTACGAATCGCTTTCTTATGATGATGTGATTCGCCAAGGATTGAAGGTAATGGATCAATCTGCCATCATCTTGGCCCGTGATTATGCTCTACCTATCCATGTCTTTAACTTTGATAAAAAGCATGTAATGAAGCGGATTTGTGAAGGCGAAAATCTAGGAACACTGGTTTCTGACCAGGTTGATACAGTACTTTCATCTCATTAA
- a CDS encoding PaaI family thioesterase, with product MQEEWQQIMTEGTDEEREILRLAIQAIKQKRERNSAYLSGFLGLQGTFIDERTYQFEVPITPYMHNSLKIVHGGVTATLIDNTMGSLINKVMAKEGKAAVTSDLQIRYVRPGKGKKLTSVAKLIHKGGLMAIMEGSVYDDQERLIAHGTGTFVIIDRGRI from the coding sequence ATGCAGGAAGAGTGGCAACAAATCATGACGGAGGGAACGGATGAGGAACGAGAAATTCTTCGTTTAGCGATACAAGCAATTAAGCAGAAGCGTGAACGGAATAGTGCTTATCTATCCGGTTTCTTAGGATTACAAGGAACTTTTATTGATGAAAGAACCTATCAATTTGAAGTTCCGATCACTCCATATATGCATAACTCCCTAAAGATTGTTCACGGTGGTGTTACAGCCACGTTAATTGATAACACCATGGGGTCTCTGATAAATAAAGTAATGGCCAAAGAGGGGAAGGCTGCTGTTACGAGCGATCTGCAAATACGGTATGTACGCCCCGGGAAAGGTAAGAAGCTAACATCAGTCGCTAAACTGATTCATAAAGGTGGATTGATGGCCATAATGGAGGGATCTGTTTATGATGATCAGGAGCGTCTCATTGCACATGGTACTGGAACCTTTGTAATTATTGATCGGGGAAGAATCTAG
- the trmB gene encoding tRNA (guanosine(46)-N7)-methyltransferase TrmB produces MRLRNIPGAEDMLRQFPTYVDNPSQYKGKWSDCFGNNNPIHVEIGSGKGRFINTLAARFPSINFIAIELKAEVLYRTAQRTEQKEIPNLKLVQFDAFKITELFEQKELDRIYLNFSDPWPKKRHSKRRLTHFSFLRQYRAVLKQDGEIHLKTDNQNLFEFSLNQFANELFQLRHISFDLHSSEQAAANVMTEYEERFSNRGQRIFRTEALCKPVAPTNRPSTDE; encoded by the coding sequence ATGCGTTTACGCAATATCCCAGGTGCAGAAGATATGCTGCGCCAATTTCCAACCTATGTAGATAATCCTAGTCAATATAAGGGGAAATGGTCAGACTGCTTTGGCAATAACAATCCTATTCATGTTGAGATTGGTAGTGGTAAAGGACGTTTTATTAACACATTAGCAGCTCGCTTTCCCTCAATCAATTTTATTGCTATCGAGTTAAAAGCAGAAGTGCTGTATCGCACAGCCCAACGTACGGAACAAAAGGAAATTCCTAATCTAAAATTAGTTCAATTTGATGCATTCAAAATTACAGAACTGTTTGAGCAAAAAGAACTAGACCGGATTTACTTAAACTTTAGTGATCCATGGCCTAAAAAACGTCACAGTAAACGCCGCCTGACGCATTTTTCCTTTTTGCGTCAATATCGAGCTGTGCTAAAACAAGACGGAGAAATCCATTTAAAAACGGATAATCAAAATCTGTTTGAATTCTCTCTAAATCAATTCGCTAACGAATTGTTTCAATTACGTCATATCTCATTTGATCTTCATTCATCTGAACAAGCCGCAGCTAATGTGATGACAGAATATGAAGAACGTTTTTCCAATCGTGGACAACGTATCTTCCGCACGGAGGCTCTTTGTAAACCAGTTGCACCCACGAATCGCCCGTCTACAGACGAATAG
- a CDS encoding transglycosylase domain-containing protein, whose amino-acid sequence MAQAKKKRKKKQVNKWILLIIGFAVFLILSVIGGYFALLYAGGKMVDMDENKLRDIKLEATKIIDVNGKELSKLYVLEDREYVTIDKVPEKLVQAFVAVEDRRFFDHNGVDMIRIGGAIWKDIRAGSAVEGASTITQQLAKNVFLSHEKTFWRKTKEVSIAINLENRFTKDQIMEMYLNKIYLGHGAYGIKAAANLYFGKEKAEHLDTLTTAEIAQLAAIPKGPSIYSPFKNPTKSKERRDTIIRLMAEQGIITVQEKEMAQQEPLPVEKSIGGNKAYQAFLDYVVDEAEERYGIAENELYSGGYQIYTTLNTDVQDAMVKNFANAKNFPKDGKTNQVEAGMVVVDAKTGGIAGIVGGRNYVHKGWNNALSLHQPGSSFKPLAVFAPALDTGKWHAGSMLSNKRQSFNGYEPRNWNNQYSESIRLDKTVQMSLNVPTVWLLNEIGIDTSLKYIKDFGISLDPTDRNLSIALGGLHKGTSPLRMAQAYTAFTNGGKVKEAHAIDKIKDLRTGKEETRPVKETQAISPNAAWEMHELLRNAVQSGTGTSAKMKNWPVAGKTGTTQSALSSKANKDAWFVGYNPRYIGSIWMGFPKEDEGHIMYDGSSKTAHMFSVIMQDALKNEKPIDFERPNGVSDRQEVEENQEVETTPPALSVRLTIEGSQPVALLMWDDANEKTTGYDVMRYLNNPESAEKVSSKQGGKTFVDPVKEGVLYKYFVVPYDENGNPGSPSNIGEVSTKQLEELLQNGENQHEENNNGDNNNSTDGDQSPNNGSNGSAEQEGNGNVDNGENSNSTPQGLPNGNNGGNNQDNGQGNGSSGNGVDPNANNQRPADIPDPNQSVDPYQQGTGN is encoded by the coding sequence ATGGCTCAAGCCAAGAAGAAAAGAAAGAAAAAACAAGTAAATAAATGGATATTGCTTATCATTGGATTTGCAGTCTTTTTAATTTTATCCGTCATCGGAGGTTACTTCGCCCTCTTATATGCGGGTGGTAAAATGGTTGATATGGATGAAAATAAATTAAGAGACATTAAACTGGAAGCAACCAAAATTATTGATGTGAATGGTAAAGAACTATCAAAATTGTATGTTCTAGAAGATCGTGAATACGTCACAATCGACAAAGTGCCTGAAAAGTTGGTGCAAGCATTTGTGGCTGTAGAAGATAGACGCTTTTTTGACCACAATGGTGTAGATATGATCCGAATCGGTGGAGCGATTTGGAAGGATATTCGAGCGGGTAGTGCAGTAGAAGGAGCAAGTACAATAACCCAGCAGCTAGCGAAAAATGTGTTTCTCTCCCACGAAAAAACATTCTGGCGAAAAACGAAAGAGGTTAGTATTGCAATTAACCTAGAGAACAGATTCACGAAAGATCAGATTATGGAAATGTATCTAAATAAAATTTATTTAGGTCATGGTGCTTATGGAATAAAGGCTGCTGCTAATCTGTACTTTGGCAAGGAAAAGGCGGAACACTTAGATACTCTAACTACGGCTGAAATTGCCCAGCTAGCAGCGATTCCGAAGGGCCCTTCTATCTATTCACCATTTAAGAATCCGACGAAATCAAAAGAACGTCGTGATACAATTATTCGCTTAATGGCGGAACAAGGAATCATTACAGTGCAGGAAAAAGAAATGGCTCAACAAGAACCTCTTCCTGTTGAAAAGTCCATTGGGGGAAATAAGGCGTATCAAGCTTTTCTTGATTACGTAGTTGATGAGGCCGAAGAACGTTACGGTATTGCTGAAAATGAACTATATAGCGGAGGATATCAAATCTACACTACGCTAAATACGGATGTACAGGATGCAATGGTGAAGAACTTTGCTAATGCTAAGAACTTCCCAAAGGATGGGAAAACGAATCAGGTCGAAGCCGGAATGGTAGTCGTCGATGCTAAAACTGGTGGTATTGCTGGTATTGTAGGTGGTCGTAACTATGTGCATAAGGGCTGGAATAATGCGTTAAGCTTGCATCAGCCTGGTTCATCCTTTAAACCACTAGCTGTTTTTGCACCAGCATTAGATACGGGTAAATGGCATGCAGGCTCTATGTTGAGTAACAAGCGTCAAAGCTTTAATGGCTATGAACCAAGAAACTGGAATAACCAATACAGCGAGTCTATACGTTTGGATAAAACTGTCCAGATGTCACTCAATGTTCCTACCGTCTGGTTGTTAAATGAAATTGGAATCGATACTTCATTGAAGTATATCAAGGATTTCGGGATTTCACTTGACCCAACCGATCGTAATTTATCGATTGCATTGGGTGGTTTGCATAAAGGAACGTCACCATTGCGGATGGCACAAGCGTATACGGCATTTACAAATGGCGGTAAGGTAAAAGAAGCTCATGCCATTGATAAAATTAAAGATCTCAGAACAGGAAAAGAAGAGACTAGACCTGTAAAAGAAACACAAGCTATTTCACCTAATGCGGCTTGGGAAATGCACGAGCTACTACGTAATGCTGTTCAAAGCGGTACAGGTACGAGTGCGAAAATGAAAAATTGGCCTGTAGCAGGTAAAACGGGAACCACACAATCAGCCTTAAGCTCAAAGGCAAATAAGGATGCTTGGTTTGTTGGTTACAACCCAAGGTATATTGGCTCGATTTGGATGGGCTTCCCGAAAGAGGATGAAGGCCACATCATGTATGATGGAAGCAGTAAGACGGCACACATGTTTAGCGTCATTATGCAAGATGCATTAAAGAATGAAAAACCAATAGATTTTGAACGACCAAATGGAGTAAGCGACCGCCAAGAGGTTGAAGAGAATCAAGAAGTAGAAACCACGCCACCTGCTCTTTCCGTTCGACTTACAATTGAAGGATCTCAACCAGTAGCCTTATTAATGTGGGATGATGCCAACGAAAAAACGACGGGTTATGATGTGATGCGCTATTTGAATAATCCTGAGTCTGCTGAAAAGGTATCATCTAAACAAGGTGGCAAAACCTTTGTTGATCCGGTTAAGGAAGGTGTCTTATACAAATATTTTGTTGTACCGTATGATGAGAATGGTAACCCTGGAAGTCCATCTAATATTGGTGAAGTAAGTACCAAACAGTTAGAAGAGCTTCTGCAAAATGGTGAAAATCAGCATGAGGAGAACAATAACGGAGATAACAATAATTCAACGGATGGTGATCAATCTCCGAATAACGGTTCAAATGGATCTGCTGAGCAAGAAGGCAATGGCAATGTCGATAACGGTGAAAATAGTAATTCGACACCTCAGGGTTTACCAAATGGTAATAACGGAGGAAATAATCAAGACAACGGACAAGGAAATGGTTCTTCAGGCAATGGTGTTGATCCCAATGCTAATAATCAAAGACCAGCCGATATTCCAGATCCTAATCAATCAGTTGATCCCTATCAACAAGGAACGGGTAATTAA
- a CDS encoding DUF4269 domain-containing protein: MIHLDKPDYLQTGTERQKQAFIVLQELDLFNQLSIYDPVLTGTIPLGIDIATSDLDIICQVDRSEIDQFTQQVVNMYGDCADFQLEFVDELRGGRAIVLSFSYQEWPIEIFGQSIPVRLQNAYRHMIVEGRMLQLAKDSARADIRFLKEQGYKTEPAFVHYFQLGGNDPYERLLQLYDCTDSQLLEIMN, encoded by the coding sequence ATGATACATCTAGACAAGCCAGACTATTTACAAACAGGCACTGAACGACAAAAGCAAGCATTTATTGTGTTACAGGAGCTTGATTTGTTCAATCAGTTATCTATTTACGATCCAGTGCTAACAGGGACGATTCCACTTGGAATTGATATAGCGACAAGTGACCTTGATATTATTTGTCAGGTGGATCGTTCTGAGATTGATCAGTTTACTCAGCAGGTTGTAAATATGTATGGAGATTGTGCAGATTTTCAACTGGAGTTTGTAGATGAACTACGAGGGGGAAGAGCCATCGTTCTATCATTCTCATATCAAGAGTGGCCAATTGAAATCTTTGGTCAATCTATCCCCGTACGATTGCAGAATGCGTATCGACATATGATTGTTGAAGGACGAATGCTACAGTTGGCAAAGGATTCGGCACGTGCTGATATTCGATTTTTGAAGGAGCAGGGATATAAGACGGAGCCTGCTTTTGTTCACTATTTTCAACTGGGTGGCAATGATCCCTATGAGCGTTTGCTACAGCTTTATGACTGCACAGACAGCCAACTATTGGAGATAATGAACTGA
- a CDS encoding DMT family transporter has translation MGTQGIKINRIVYLIPLLATLLWGSNFLVGKNILHHVPPFTLGFLRWSFALIVLLPFTWKSLCENWEFYLKFWREILLMGFLGIALFTGLVYWGMEHTNTVNASLLSSLSPIFITIVAYFMLHERINSNQIIGILLSLLGVLWIVSKGHIGTFADIRLNNGDIVLILSNVLMAIYSVMLRKTADRLPGLIGFTLIVFAGVLTSVPLMMVEVSFRPVQLFLWENLWSIAYLGIFSSVIAFFCWTKTVHFLGPTKASPFMNVVPVFATMFAVLFLREELLFSQIVGGVLVLLGVYWSSRPKKSLVPISSTNPQVQELKY, from the coding sequence TTGGGTACTCAAGGTATAAAAATTAATCGAATCGTCTATTTGATTCCCCTGCTAGCTACTTTGTTATGGGGAAGTAATTTTTTAGTTGGAAAAAATATTTTACATCATGTACCGCCGTTTACCCTTGGATTTTTACGTTGGTCGTTTGCTCTTATCGTACTATTACCTTTTACATGGAAATCATTGTGTGAAAATTGGGAATTTTATCTGAAATTTTGGAGAGAAATATTGTTAATGGGTTTTTTGGGAATTGCTTTATTTACGGGACTGGTATATTGGGGGATGGAGCATACCAACACGGTAAATGCATCTTTACTTTCATCTTTATCGCCAATCTTTATCACTATCGTAGCTTACTTTATGCTACATGAAAGAATTAATAGCAACCAAATAATAGGCATTCTTTTATCGTTGCTGGGAGTTTTGTGGATTGTTAGCAAAGGACACATCGGTACCTTTGCTGACATACGACTAAATAATGGCGATATCGTGTTGATATTAAGTAATGTCTTAATGGCCATTTATTCTGTTATGTTGCGTAAAACAGCGGATCGGTTACCAGGCTTGATTGGGTTTACTCTGATTGTCTTTGCTGGTGTACTTACTTCCGTACCATTGATGATGGTGGAAGTAAGCTTTCGTCCCGTTCAATTATTCCTATGGGAGAATCTATGGTCAATTGCATACTTGGGCATCTTCTCATCGGTAATTGCTTTCTTTTGCTGGACCAAGACAGTCCACTTTTTAGGGCCAACAAAAGCTTCACCGTTTATGAATGTAGTACCGGTTTTTGCTACTATGTTTGCTGTGTTGTTTTTGAGAGAGGAACTGCTCTTTTCTCAGATTGTAGGTGGAGTGCTCGTGCTCTTGGGTGTCTACTGGTCATCGCGCCCGAAAAAGAGTCTTGTACCAATTTCAAGCACGAATCCGCAAGTTCAGGAGTTAAAATATTAA
- the lepB gene encoding signal peptidase I, producing MKKLPKWIREWLPIIAIALVLSFTIRTFVVQAVYVPSTSMVPTLQVNDRLFIEKISNPENFQYGDIVVFAPPIQGNKDLFIKRLVGKGGDTIEVKHGFLYRNGVKIEEPYLKEAMNYDFAPVHVPANHYFFLGDNRNGSFDSHLWPTPFVEKRAVIGKGIFLYYPFNHMRIM from the coding sequence ATGAAGAAATTACCAAAATGGATTAGAGAGTGGTTACCCATAATAGCAATTGCTCTAGTGCTGAGCTTTACAATTCGTACGTTTGTGGTCCAAGCAGTTTATGTTCCATCTACGTCCATGGTTCCTACTTTGCAAGTGAATGATCGTCTTTTCATTGAGAAAATATCCAACCCAGAAAATTTCCAATATGGCGATATTGTTGTGTTTGCTCCCCCTATACAGGGAAACAAGGATTTGTTTATTAAACGCTTAGTTGGAAAAGGGGGGGATACCATCGAGGTGAAACATGGTTTCTTGTATCGTAACGGTGTAAAGATAGAGGAGCCTTATTTAAAGGAAGCAATGAATTATGATTTCGCTCCTGTGCATGTCCCAGCAAATCACTACTTCTTTTTGGGAGATAATCGGAATGGCAGTTTTGATTCTCATTTATGGCCAACACCATTTGTTGAAAAAAGAGCAGTGATAGGTAAGGGTATCTTTTTATACTATCCGTTTAATCATATGCGAATCATGTAA
- a CDS encoding inositol monophosphatase family protein: protein MLEIAKEAALTAGAYLRQRFSQQLFPELESHNDVKLVEDRESESRIIEVLHRHFPDHSIYSEEIGTISRGNEYLWVIDPMDGTNNFFVGHPYFSVSIALEHRGELIVGVVYNPIADQLFWAEKGKGAYLNGNPMHVSNKHELARATGSYVRGREALTREQEIKTTRDLFLHTKRLMRNYSPALDFCLLANGWLDYIVMEKTNMMDVAAGVLIAQEAGANMTGWCAEAFTYEAYHPERLVSMIVSGGALQNELCNMMRDYC, encoded by the coding sequence ATGCTAGAAATTGCTAAAGAGGCGGCACTTACAGCAGGAGCTTATTTAAGGCAGCGTTTTTCACAACAGTTGTTCCCTGAATTGGAATCGCACAATGATGTAAAGCTAGTAGAAGATAGAGAGAGTGAAAGTCGTATTATTGAAGTGCTTCATCGCCATTTTCCAGATCACTCTATTTACTCTGAAGAAATCGGGACAATTAGTCGGGGTAACGAGTATTTATGGGTGATTGATCCAATGGACGGAACCAATAATTTCTTTGTAGGACATCCTTATTTTTCTGTTTCAATTGCTCTAGAGCACCGTGGAGAGCTAATAGTAGGAGTGGTATACAATCCGATAGCTGACCAACTGTTTTGGGCAGAAAAGGGCAAAGGAGCCTATTTAAATGGCAATCCTATGCATGTAAGTAATAAACATGAGCTCGCACGCGCGACAGGTTCTTACGTTCGGGGCAGAGAGGCATTGACACGAGAGCAAGAAATAAAGACCACTAGAGATTTGTTTTTACATACAAAACGGTTAATGAGAAATTACTCTCCTGCACTCGATTTCTGTTTGCTGGCAAATGGCTGGCTTGATTACATTGTAATGGAAAAAACCAACATGATGGATGTGGCAGCTGGTGTATTGATTGCACAGGAGGCTGGAGCGAATATGACTGGTTGGTGTGCAGAAGCTTTTACATATGAAGCATACCATCCTGAACGTCTAGTTAGTATGATTGTAAGTGGGGGAGCATTGCAAAATGAGCTATGCAATATGATGCGAGATTATTGTTAG
- a CDS encoding HD domain-containing protein, producing the protein MNLNQTGVRIEQQLQFLREIDQMKHIYRQTLLLNGSRRENDAEHSWHVAMLATVLQEHASDTEVDLLRVLKMLLLHDIVEIDAGDTYVYDDPGNLDKEVREQAAAERIYALLPEDQELEFKGLWEEFEQRITPEARFAAALDRFQPLLFNYYTEGATWKTNHITREQVIKRVKQPIQEGSESLWTYAEELINSAVEKGYLLA; encoded by the coding sequence ATGAATTTGAATCAAACAGGAGTACGAATTGAACAGCAGCTCCAATTTTTAAGAGAAATTGATCAAATGAAACATATCTACCGACAGACCTTACTATTGAATGGCTCTAGGCGTGAAAATGACGCCGAGCATTCATGGCATGTAGCGATGTTAGCAACAGTTTTACAAGAGCATGCTAGTGATACAGAGGTGGATTTGTTACGAGTGCTAAAAATGCTATTATTGCACGATATTGTGGAGATTGATGCGGGGGATACATATGTGTACGATGATCCGGGGAATCTTGACAAAGAAGTACGAGAACAAGCTGCTGCCGAAAGAATCTATGCCTTATTACCTGAGGATCAGGAATTGGAGTTTAAGGGTTTGTGGGAAGAATTTGAACAAAGAATTACCCCGGAAGCCCGATTTGCTGCCGCTCTTGATCGATTTCAACCCCTGTTGTTTAATTACTACACAGAAGGGGCTACCTGGAAAACCAATCACATTACTAGGGAGCAAGTGATTAAGAGAGTGAAACAACCGATTCAGGAAGGCTCTGAATCACTCTGGACATATGCCGAAGAGTTGATTAACAGTGCGGTAGAAAAAGGATATCTACTCGCGTAA
- the ilvD gene encoding dihydroxy-acid dehydratase encodes MRQRSDMIKKGFDRAPHRSLLRAAGVREEDFDKPFIAICNSYIDIIPGHVHLQEFGKIVKEAVREAGGVPFEFNTIGVDDGIAMGHIGMRYSLPSRELIADSLETVVSAHWFDGLICIPNCDKITPGMIMGALRVNIPTIFVTGGPMKAGKTSDGRSISLSSVFEGVGAHQAGLIDDDKLLELEQYGCPTCGSCSGMFTANSMNCLAEALGIALPGNGTILATSPERRELVKSTASALMNLIKHDIKMRDIVTLDALDDAFALDMAMGGSTNTVLHTLALAHEAGFEYPIERINQVAERAPHLCKLAPASDYHIEDCHNAGGVSAILRELMKREGILHPDRITVTGKTLRENVAEAAILDEAVIHSLEQPYSERGGLAVLFGNIAPEGSIIKTGAVDSSIKKHVGPAICFDSQEEALEGIANGKIKEGHVVVIRYEGPKGGPGMPEMLAPTSQIVGMGLGTKVALVTDGRFSGASRGISIGHVSPEAAEAGPIAFVHDGDIISIDMEARTIQLEISVEEMAKRKESWTGFEPKVKTGYLARYSKLVTNASTGGVLKI; translated from the coding sequence ATGAGACAAAGAAGCGATATGATCAAAAAAGGTTTTGACCGAGCTCCACATCGGAGTTTACTACGAGCAGCAGGTGTACGAGAAGAGGATTTCGATAAACCTTTTATTGCCATCTGCAACTCTTATATAGATATTATTCCTGGCCACGTCCATTTGCAAGAGTTTGGTAAGATTGTAAAAGAAGCCGTCCGTGAGGCAGGCGGTGTTCCTTTTGAGTTTAACACAATTGGAGTAGATGATGGAATTGCCATGGGTCATATCGGGATGCGTTATTCTTTACCAAGCCGAGAATTGATCGCTGATAGTTTAGAAACGGTAGTTTCGGCTCATTGGTTTGATGGTTTAATCTGTATTCCGAATTGTGACAAAATTACACCAGGTATGATTATGGGAGCTTTACGTGTTAATATTCCAACGATTTTCGTCACAGGTGGTCCAATGAAAGCAGGAAAAACGAGCGATGGACGCTCGATCTCCTTGTCCTCCGTCTTTGAAGGCGTAGGAGCCCACCAAGCAGGCCTAATTGATGATGATAAGCTATTGGAATTAGAACAATACGGTTGCCCAACCTGCGGCTCCTGTTCAGGCATGTTTACAGCCAATTCGATGAACTGCTTGGCTGAAGCTTTGGGAATTGCCCTACCAGGAAATGGTACCATCTTGGCTACTTCACCTGAGCGTCGTGAACTAGTTAAATCTACTGCAAGTGCGCTGATGAATTTGATTAAACATGACATCAAAATGCGCGATATTGTGACACTGGATGCACTAGATGATGCCTTCGCTTTAGATATGGCGATGGGTGGGTCTACAAATACCGTTCTGCACACATTAGCCCTCGCCCATGAAGCTGGCTTTGAATATCCGATTGAAAGAATCAATCAGGTAGCTGAACGCGCTCCTCATCTATGCAAGTTAGCCCCTGCCTCCGATTATCATATCGAGGATTGCCATAACGCTGGTGGCGTGTCCGCAATTTTACGGGAACTAATGAAACGAGAAGGAATTTTGCATCCTGATCGCATTACTGTAACAGGTAAGACACTACGTGAAAATGTAGCTGAAGCAGCAATCTTAGATGAAGCTGTTATCCATTCTCTTGAGCAACCATATAGTGAACGTGGTGGACTTGCTGTTCTGTTTGGCAATATAGCCCCAGAAGGTTCCATCATTAAAACAGGAGCAGTGGATTCTTCCATTAAAAAGCACGTGGGGCCAGCTATTTGCTTCGACTCTCAAGAAGAAGCTTTAGAAGGCATCGCGAATGGAAAAATTAAAGAAGGACATGTTGTAGTTATTCGTTATGAGGGACCAAAGGGTGGTCCAGGTATGCCAGAAATGCTTGCACCTACTTCTCAGATTGTCGGGATGGGGCTTGGTACTAAGGTTGCTCTAGTAACAGATGGACGTTTCTCGGGTGCTTCCCGTGGAATTAGTATTGGTCATGTTTCACCCGAAGCTGCTGAAGCAGGACCGATTGCATTTGTCCACGACGGAGATATCATCAGCATAGATATGGAAGCACGTACCATACAGCTAGAAATTTCTGTCGAAGAAATGGCAAAACGCAAAGAAAGCTGGACAGGATTTGAACCAAAAGTAAAAACGGGCTATCTAGCTCGATATTCTAAGCTAGTCACCAATGCATCAACTGGTGGAGTATTAAAAATCTAA
- a CDS encoding IS3 family transposase, with the protein MYLAIQAVHQEKACSVQELCEIAKIPRSSYYKWLNRKPSARELQNQQLTAAMVSLYKKVDGIYGYRRLTLHLRRETEQQINHKRIQRLMKLKGIQAVIRRKKKNYARSTPQHVAENLLNRQFHAKAPNEKWVTDVTEFKYGRGQKAYLSAILDLYDNTVVSYVLGHANNNNLVFQTVELAIKAAPGSKPMLHSDRGFQYTSLTFKKLFAKKITQSMSRVGRCIDNGPMEAFWGILKCEKYYLHSYSTFEELKKDIDTYIYFYNNERLQAKLNGLSPIEFRTKAA; encoded by the coding sequence ATCTATCTTGCCATACAAGCCGTTCATCAAGAAAAGGCATGTAGTGTGCAGGAATTGTGTGAAATTGCAAAGATCCCTCGGTCAAGCTATTACAAATGGCTGAATCGCAAGCCTAGTGCGCGTGAGTTGCAGAACCAACAGCTTACCGCAGCCATGGTCTCGTTGTATAAGAAGGTTGATGGTATCTACGGGTACCGTCGGTTAACCCTTCATTTGCGTAGAGAGACCGAACAACAGATTAACCATAAGCGCATACAACGCCTTATGAAGCTAAAGGGAATCCAAGCGGTCATCCGTAGAAAGAAAAAGAATTATGCACGCTCCACTCCACAGCATGTCGCTGAGAATTTGTTAAACCGTCAGTTTCATGCAAAGGCACCGAATGAGAAATGGGTAACGGATGTAACGGAATTCAAATACGGCAGAGGTCAGAAGGCATATTTAAGCGCTATTCTAGATCTGTATGATAACACCGTAGTTTCGTATGTTTTAGGACATGCCAACAATAATAATCTTGTATTTCAAACCGTCGAATTAGCCATAAAAGCGGCGCCAGGAAGCAAGCCTATGCTTCATAGTGATCGTGGTTTTCAATATACCTCTTTAACTTTTAAAAAGTTATTTGCAAAGAAGATAACCCAGAGCATGTCCCGTGTTGGCAGGTGTATTGATAATGGTCCGATGGAAGCGTTCTGGGGAATCCTTAAATGCGAAAAATATTATTTACATTCATACAGTACCTTTGAGGAGCTGAAGAAAGATATTGATACCTACATCTACTTTTACAATAACGAGAGATTACAGGCAAAACTAAACGGCCTCAGTCCAATAGAATTTAGGACCAAGGCCGCTTAA